A portion of the Ricinus communis isolate WT05 ecotype wild-type chromosome 10, ASM1957865v1, whole genome shotgun sequence genome contains these proteins:
- the LOC107261846 gene encoding putative pentatricopeptide repeat-containing protein At5g52630: protein MLHQVPKRTLEAQTTLSKVLQNVLIKPTFEQSQKPTSSNQSSSFQNSSQNQIIKDLSFEEKYRYICNLLLFQTQSRSLLNGLQLHTYIIKSGLQPIPLVSNYLINFYSKTQLPILSIQVFEETPQKSSTTWSSVISSLAQNDLPCLAIEYFRRMLLHDIRPDDHIFPSATKACAFWGRCDVGKSVHGFVIKTGYNFNVFVGSSTVDMYAKCGELSDARKVFDEMPERNVVSWSGMIYGYAQVGEDEEALRLFKEALLEDLDVNDFIYSSVIRVCGDSTLLELGRQIQGLCLKTSYDSSSFVGSSLISFYSRCGVVEAAFKVFDEVSIKNLGMWNAMLIACAQHAHTEKVFYLFDKMKNVGMKPNFITFLCLLYACSHAGLIEKGQRYFERMKEYGIEPGAQHYATLVDLLGRAGKLQEALAIIKGMPIDPTESVWGAFLTGCRLHGNTELAAFAADRIFELGPVSSGMIVLLANAYAAAQRYGDAAKARKMLRDRGVKKETGLSWIEEGNRVHTFAAGDRSHEKTNEIYQKLEELEEDMEKAGYVADTSFVLREVDGEEKRQTIRYHSERLAIAFGIIAVPPDRPIRVMKNLRICGNCHTAIKFMSQCSGRVIIVRDNNRFHRFEDGKCSCGDYW, encoded by the coding sequence ATGCTTCACCAGGTTCCCAAAAGAACCCTAGAAGCCCAAACCACTCTTTCAAAAGTCTTGCAAAACGTCTTGATTAAACCCACTTTTGAGCAAAGTCAAAAACCCACTTCTTCTAATCAATCATCTTCTTTTCAGAATTCCTCTCAAAATCagataataaaagatttatcttttgaagaaaaatatagatacATTTGTAAccttcttttatttcaaaccCAATCAAGATCACTTTTAAATGGCCTTCAACTTCATACCTATATAATCAAATCAGGTCTTCAACCAATCCCACTTGTTtctaattatctaattaacttttattcaAAGACCCAGTTGCCCATTTTGTCAATTCAAGTTTTTGAAGAAACCCCTCAAAAGTCATCCACTACTTGGAGCTCTGTTATCTCTTCTTTAGCTCAGAATGATCTTCCTTGTCTTGCCATAGAGTACTTTCGTCGAATGCTTCTACATGATATAAGGCCTGATGATCATATTTTCCCCAGTGCTACTAAAGCTTGCGCCTTTTGGGGTAGGTGTGATGTTGGGAAATCAGTACATGGTTTTGTGATTAAAACTGGGTATAATTTCAATGTGTTTGTTGGGAGTTCTACGGTTGACATGTACGCAAAATGTGGGGAATTAAGTGATGCGAGGAAAGTATTTGATGAAATGCCTGAGAGAAATGTGGTTTCTTGGAGTGGGATGATTTATGGATATGCTCAAGTGGGTGAAGATGAGGAGGCTCTAAGACTGTTTAAAGAAGCTTTATTGGAGGACCTAGATGtgaatgattttatttattcgaGTGTTATTAGGGTATGTGGTGATTCGACTTTGCTTGAATTAGGGAGGCAGATACAAGGTTTGTGTTTGAAAACAAGTTACGATTCCTCGAGTTTTGTGGGTagttctttgatttctttctattCAAGGTGTGGTGTTGTTGAAGCAGCATTTAAGGTTTTTGATGAGGTGTCTATTAAGAATCTTGGTATGTGGAATGCTATGTTGATTGCTTGTGCTCAACATGCACATACAGAGaaagttttttatttgtttgacaAGATGAAAAATGTTGGGATGAAACCCAATTTTATTACCTTTTTATGTCTGCTTTATGCTTGCAGTCATGCAGGGTTAATTGAAAAAGGACAGCGTTATTTTGAGCGTATGAAGGAGTATGGGATCGAGCCAGGGGCTCAACATTATGCCACCTTGGTGGACCTGCTTGGCCGTGCGGGGAAATTGCAAGAAGCACTTGCAATTATTAAGGGAATGCCCATAGATCCAACAGAGTCTGTTTGGGGAGCTTTTCTGACAGGGTGCCGCCTTCATGGAAACACTGAACTTGCAGCCTTTGCGGCTGATAGAATCTTTGAGTTGGGTCCTGTGAGCTCAGGTATGATTGTGCTGTTAGCCAATGCTTATGCAGCAGCTCAAAGATATGGCGATGCAGCCAAAGCTAGAAAGATGCTTAGGGACCGAGGTGTTAAAAAGGAGACAGGATTGAGTTGGATTGAGGAAGGTAATAGAGTTCATACATTTGCTGCAGGTGATAGGTCTCATGAGAAAACCAATGAGATTTATCAGAAATTGGAGGAATTGGAGGAGGATATGGAGAAAGCTGGTTACGTTGCAGACACGAGCTTTGTGCTGCGAGAGGTGGATGGCGAGGAGAAAAGGCAGACAATTAGGTATCACAGTGAAAGGCTGGCCATTGCATTTGGGATTATTGCTGTCCCACCAGACAGGCCAATTAGAGTTATGAAGAATTTGCGGATATGTGGCAATTGCCATACTGCAATCAAATTTATGTCTCAGTGCTCTGGAAGAGTAATAATTGTAAGGGATAATAACCGGTTCCATCGATTTGAAGATGGAAAATGCTCATGTGGCGATTATTGGTGA
- the LOC8278945 gene encoding protein DETOXIFICATION 42-like isoform X1, with amino-acid sequence MFEFSLLRRCNIRFPSRRERAILLMATDAVLNLWKNLASMPLLMFFRDTRYVFRKDELGIEIAQIAIPAALALAADPVASLIDTAFIGHLGPVELAAVGVSIAVFNQVSKIAIFPLVSVTTSFVAEENATGKLSTHVQENASLEYGFTVNKEMEELLPKGASTNKTSSVSSTFTKRHDERRHIPSASSALVVGCVLGIIQALLLIFSAKTILSYMGVYSDSPMLIPAQQYLVLRSLGAPAVLLSLAMQGVFRGIKDTKTPLYATVVGDTVNIVLDPIFIFLFRLDVSGAAIAHVISQYLISLILLWKLIEHVDLLPPSIKDLQFSQFLKNGFLLLMRVIASTFCVTLAASLAARHGSTSMAAFQVCLQIGMSTSLLADGLAVAGQAILASAFANNDYDKAKATASRVLQLGLVLGLLLSVILLVGLQFASRLFTEDISVLHLITVGMPFVTATQPINVLAFVFDGINYGASDFAYSAYSMVLVAIISILCLFTLSSSHGFVGIWVALIIFMALRAIAGFLRIGTGMGPWTFLRS; translated from the exons ATGTTTGAATTTTCTCTATTGAGGCGTTGTAATATTCGATTTCCATCTAGAAGAGAAAGAGCCATTCTATTGATGGCCACAGATGCTGTTCTTAATTTGTGGAAAAACTTGGCCAGTATGCCTCTTTTAATGTTCTTCAGAGACACAAG GTACGTTTTCAGGAAGGATGAGTTAGGGATAGAAATAGCACAAATTGCAATTCCTGCAGCACTTGCTTTAGCAGCAGATCCTGTTGCTTCTCTGATTGACACAGCATTCATTGGCCATTTAG GACCTGTGGAGCTTGCTGCTGTGGGTGTTTCTATTGCTGTATTTAATCAAGTATCAAAGATTGCAATATTCCCCCTTGTCAGTGTTACAACTTCTTTTGTTGCCGAGGAAAATGCTACTGGAAAACTGAGTACTCATGTGCAGGAAAATGCATCATTAGAATATGGTTTCACTGTCAATAAGGAAATGGAAGAGCTGTTACCTAAAGGTG CATCCACAAACAAAACATCCTCTGTAAGCAGTACTTTCACCAAAAGGCATGATGAGAGAAGGCATATACCATCTGCTTCTTCAGCATTGGTTGTTGGTTGTGTGCTTGGAATAATTCAGGCTTTATTGCTCATTTTTTCTGCTAAAACAATCCTGAGCTACATGGGTGTATATTCT GATTCTCCCATGTTAATACCAGCACAACAATACTTGGTATTGAGGTCGCTTGGTGCTCCTGCtgttcttctttctttggcCATGCAAGGGGTTTTTCGGGGAATTAAGGATACAAAAACTCCTTTATATGCTACTG TTGTGGGAGACACAGTAAACATCGTATTGgacccaatttttatcttcttattcCGGCTGGATGTTAGTGGTGCAGCCATTGCTCATGTTATTTCTCA GTACTTAATCTCCCTGATACTGCTATGGAAATTAATAGAACATGTTGATCTATTGCCTCCTAGCATTAAAGATCTACAATTTAGTCAGTTTCTCAAAAATG GATTTCTACTTTTGATGAGGGTAATAGCTTCAACATTCTGTGTCACTCTGGCAGCATCACTTGCTGCAAGACATGGATCTACTTCAATGGCTGCATTTCAGGTTTGCTTGCAGATTGGCATGTCAACTTCTTTGCTTGCAGATGGGCTGGCTGTGGCCGGACAA GCAATCCTTGCTAGTGCTTTTGCAAATAACGACTATGACAAGGCCAAAGCCACTGCTTCTCGTGTATTGCAG TTAGGTTTGGTTCTTGGGCTACTGCTCTCAGTCATCCTTTTAGTTGGACTACAGTTTGCTTCAAGATTATTTACAGAAGACATCAGCGTTTTGCACCTTATTACTGTTGGCATGCCG TTTGTTACAGCAACCCAACCGATAAATGTTTTAGCATTTGTTTTCGACGGAATTAACTATGGAGCATCAGACTTCGCATACTCTGCATACTCAATG GTTTTGGTGGCAATAATTAGTATCCTATGCTTATTTACGCTATCTTCTAGTCATGGTTTTGTCGGTATCTGGGTTGcattaatcatttttatgGCTTTACGTGCAATCGCTGGCTTTTTGAG GATAGGAACTGGGATGGGACCATGGACCTTTCTTAGGAGCTGA
- the LOC8278945 gene encoding protein DETOXIFICATION 42-like isoform X2 produces MFEFSLLRRCNIRFPSRRERAILLMATDAVLNLWKNLASMPLLMFFRDTRYVFRKDELGIEIAQIAIPAALALAADPVASLIDTAFIGHLGPVELAAVGVSIAVFNQVSKIAIFPLVSVTTSFVAEENATGKLSTHVQENASLEYGFTVNKEMEELLPKASTNKTSSVSSTFTKRHDERRHIPSASSALVVGCVLGIIQALLLIFSAKTILSYMGVYSDSPMLIPAQQYLVLRSLGAPAVLLSLAMQGVFRGIKDTKTPLYATVVGDTVNIVLDPIFIFLFRLDVSGAAIAHVISQYLISLILLWKLIEHVDLLPPSIKDLQFSQFLKNGFLLLMRVIASTFCVTLAASLAARHGSTSMAAFQVCLQIGMSTSLLADGLAVAGQAILASAFANNDYDKAKATASRVLQLGLVLGLLLSVILLVGLQFASRLFTEDISVLHLITVGMPFVTATQPINVLAFVFDGINYGASDFAYSAYSMVLVAIISILCLFTLSSSHGFVGIWVALIIFMALRAIAGFLRIGTGMGPWTFLRS; encoded by the exons ATGTTTGAATTTTCTCTATTGAGGCGTTGTAATATTCGATTTCCATCTAGAAGAGAAAGAGCCATTCTATTGATGGCCACAGATGCTGTTCTTAATTTGTGGAAAAACTTGGCCAGTATGCCTCTTTTAATGTTCTTCAGAGACACAAG GTACGTTTTCAGGAAGGATGAGTTAGGGATAGAAATAGCACAAATTGCAATTCCTGCAGCACTTGCTTTAGCAGCAGATCCTGTTGCTTCTCTGATTGACACAGCATTCATTGGCCATTTAG GACCTGTGGAGCTTGCTGCTGTGGGTGTTTCTATTGCTGTATTTAATCAAGTATCAAAGATTGCAATATTCCCCCTTGTCAGTGTTACAACTTCTTTTGTTGCCGAGGAAAATGCTACTGGAAAACTGAGTACTCATGTGCAGGAAAATGCATCATTAGAATATGGTTTCACTGTCAATAAGGAAATGGAAGAGCTGTTACCTAAAG CATCCACAAACAAAACATCCTCTGTAAGCAGTACTTTCACCAAAAGGCATGATGAGAGAAGGCATATACCATCTGCTTCTTCAGCATTGGTTGTTGGTTGTGTGCTTGGAATAATTCAGGCTTTATTGCTCATTTTTTCTGCTAAAACAATCCTGAGCTACATGGGTGTATATTCT GATTCTCCCATGTTAATACCAGCACAACAATACTTGGTATTGAGGTCGCTTGGTGCTCCTGCtgttcttctttctttggcCATGCAAGGGGTTTTTCGGGGAATTAAGGATACAAAAACTCCTTTATATGCTACTG TTGTGGGAGACACAGTAAACATCGTATTGgacccaatttttatcttcttattcCGGCTGGATGTTAGTGGTGCAGCCATTGCTCATGTTATTTCTCA GTACTTAATCTCCCTGATACTGCTATGGAAATTAATAGAACATGTTGATCTATTGCCTCCTAGCATTAAAGATCTACAATTTAGTCAGTTTCTCAAAAATG GATTTCTACTTTTGATGAGGGTAATAGCTTCAACATTCTGTGTCACTCTGGCAGCATCACTTGCTGCAAGACATGGATCTACTTCAATGGCTGCATTTCAGGTTTGCTTGCAGATTGGCATGTCAACTTCTTTGCTTGCAGATGGGCTGGCTGTGGCCGGACAA GCAATCCTTGCTAGTGCTTTTGCAAATAACGACTATGACAAGGCCAAAGCCACTGCTTCTCGTGTATTGCAG TTAGGTTTGGTTCTTGGGCTACTGCTCTCAGTCATCCTTTTAGTTGGACTACAGTTTGCTTCAAGATTATTTACAGAAGACATCAGCGTTTTGCACCTTATTACTGTTGGCATGCCG TTTGTTACAGCAACCCAACCGATAAATGTTTTAGCATTTGTTTTCGACGGAATTAACTATGGAGCATCAGACTTCGCATACTCTGCATACTCAATG GTTTTGGTGGCAATAATTAGTATCCTATGCTTATTTACGCTATCTTCTAGTCATGGTTTTGTCGGTATCTGGGTTGcattaatcatttttatgGCTTTACGTGCAATCGCTGGCTTTTTGAG GATAGGAACTGGGATGGGACCATGGACCTTTCTTAGGAGCTGA